A genomic window from Providencia alcalifaciens includes:
- a CDS encoding oxacillin-hydrolyzing class D beta-lactamase OXA-1, whose amino-acid sequence MKNTIHINFAIFLIIANIIYSSASASTDISTVASPLFEGTEGCFLLYDASTNAEIAQFNKAKCATQMAPDSTFKIALSLMAFDAEIIDQKTIFKWDKTPKGMEIWNSNHTPKTWMQFSVVWVSQEITQKIGLNKIKNYLKDFDYGNQDFSGDKERNNGLTEAWLESSLKISPEEQIQFLRKIINHNLPVKNSAIENTIENMYLQDLDNSTKLYGKTGAGFTANRTLQNGWFEGFIISKSGHKYVFVSALTGNLGSNLTSSIKAKKNAITILNTLNL is encoded by the coding sequence ATGAAAAACACAATACATATCAACTTCGCTATTTTTTTAATAATTGCAAATATTATCTACAGCAGCGCCAGTGCATCAACAGATATCTCTACTGTTGCATCTCCATTATTTGAAGGAACTGAAGGTTGTTTTTTACTTTACGATGCATCCACAAACGCTGAAATTGCTCAATTCAATAAAGCAAAGTGTGCAACGCAAATGGCACCAGATTCAACTTTCAAGATCGCATTATCACTTATGGCATTTGATGCGGAAATAATAGATCAGAAAACCATATTCAAATGGGATAAAACCCCCAAAGGAATGGAGATCTGGAACAGCAATCATACACCAAAGACGTGGATGCAATTTTCTGTTGTTTGGGTTTCGCAAGAAATAACCCAAAAAATTGGATTAAATAAAATCAAGAATTATCTCAAAGATTTTGATTATGGAAATCAAGACTTCTCTGGAGATAAAGAAAGAAACAACGGATTAACAGAAGCATGGCTCGAAAGTAGCTTAAAAATTTCACCAGAAGAACAAATTCAATTCCTGCGTAAAATTATTAATCACAATCTCCCAGTTAAAAACTCAGCCATAGAAAACACCATAGAGAACATGTATCTACAAGATCTGGATAATAGTACAAAACTGTATGGGAAAACTGGTGCAGGATTCACAGCAAATAGAACCTTACAAAACGGATGGTTTGAAGGGTTTATTATAAGCAAATCAGGACATAAATATGTTTTTGTGTCCGCACTTACAGGAAACTTGGGGTCGAATTTAACATCAAGCATAAAAGCCAAGAAAAATGCGATCACCATTCTAAACACACTAAATTTATAA
- a CDS encoding fluoroquinolone-acetylating aminoglycoside 6'-N-acetyltransferase AAC(6')-Ib-cr5, giving the protein MTNSNDSVTLRLMTEHDLAMLYEWLNRSHIVEWWGGEEARPTLADVQEQYLPSVLAQESVTPYIAMLNGEPIGYAQSYVALGSGDGRWEEETDPGVRGIDQLLANASQLGKGLGTKLVRALVELLFNDPEVTKIQTDPSPSNLRAIRCYEKAGFERQGTVTTPYGPAVYMVQTRQAFERTRSDA; this is encoded by the coding sequence GTGACCAACAGCAACGATTCCGTCACACTGCGCCTCATGACTGAGCATGACCTTGCGATGCTCTATGAGTGGCTAAATCGATCTCATATCGTCGAGTGGTGGGGCGGAGAAGAAGCACGCCCGACACTTGCTGACGTACAGGAACAGTACTTGCCAAGCGTTTTAGCGCAAGAGTCCGTCACTCCATACATTGCAATGCTGAATGGAGAGCCGATTGGGTATGCCCAGTCGTACGTTGCTCTTGGAAGCGGGGACGGACGGTGGGAAGAAGAAACCGATCCAGGAGTACGCGGAATAGACCAGTTACTGGCGAATGCATCACAACTGGGCAAAGGCTTGGGAACCAAGCTGGTTCGAGCTCTGGTTGAGTTGCTGTTCAATGATCCCGAGGTCACCAAGATCCAAACGGACCCGTCGCCGAGCAACTTGCGAGCGATCCGATGCTACGAGAAAGCGGGGTTTGAGAGGCAAGGTACCGTAACCACCCCATATGGTCCAGCCGTGTACATGGTTCAAACACGCCAGGCATTCGAGCGAACACGCAGTGATGCCTAA
- a CDS encoding IS6-like element IS26 family transposase: MNPFKGRHFQRDIILWAVRWYCKYGISYRELQEMLAERGVNVDHSTIYRWVQRYAPEMEKRLRWYWRNPSDLCPWHMDETYVKVNGRWAYLYRAVDSRGRTVDFYLSSRRNSKAAYRFLGKILNNVKKWQIPRFINTDKAPAYGRALALLKREGRCPSDVEHRQIKYRNNVIECDHGKLKRIIGATLGFKSMKTAYATIKGIEVMRALRKGQASAFYYGDPLGEMRLVSRVFEM; encoded by the coding sequence ATGAACCCATTCAAAGGCCGGCATTTTCAGCGTGACATCATTCTGTGGGCCGTACGCTGGTACTGCAAATACGGCATCAGTTACCGTGAGCTGCAGGAGATGCTGGCTGAACGCGGAGTGAATGTCGATCACTCCACGATTTACCGCTGGGTTCAGCGTTATGCGCCTGAAATGGAAAAACGGCTGCGCTGGTACTGGCGTAACCCTTCCGATCTTTGCCCGTGGCACATGGATGAAACCTACGTGAAGGTCAATGGCCGCTGGGCGTATCTGTACCGGGCCGTCGACAGCCGGGGCCGCACTGTCGATTTTTATCTCTCCTCCCGTCGTAACAGCAAAGCTGCATACCGGTTTCTGGGTAAAATCCTCAACAACGTGAAGAAGTGGCAGATCCCGCGATTCATCAACACGGATAAAGCGCCCGCCTATGGTCGCGCGCTTGCTCTGCTCAAACGCGAAGGCCGGTGCCCGTCTGACGTTGAACACCGACAGATTAAGTACCGGAACAACGTGATTGAATGCGATCATGGCAAACTGAAACGGATAATCGGCGCCACGCTGGGATTTAAATCCATGAAGACGGCTTACGCCACCATCAAAGGTATTGAGGTGATGCGTGCACTACGCAAAGGCCAGGCCTCAGCATTTTATTATGGTGATCCCCTGGGCGAAATGCGCCTGGTAAGCAGAGTTTTTGAAATGTAA